In the Agrococcus sp. Marseille-Q4369 genome, one interval contains:
- a CDS encoding Pr6Pr family membrane protein encodes MRRPRALTDRAVPVVAWRILILLTAVFAEAWNIKNMLQSGEPPTEHFAYFTVQSNIFVVALMAWMLLVPSERRPRWFDHVRGAITAYIVLTGLVYAVLLAEPDEVWAWSIEFTNAAQHRFLPWMVGLDWLLVPTARRISLGAAAWWMAYPVGYLVAAWLRGGLVDGWFPYPFLDPSEHGGWAGLVWPTGQVLLAFIVGIFAVAAIGRVRYRESGSPAPPAAGPASASLASSPSSTSSSP; translated from the coding sequence GTGCGACGACCCCGAGCCCTCACCGACCGCGCCGTGCCCGTCGTGGCGTGGCGCATCCTCATCCTGCTCACGGCCGTGTTCGCCGAGGCGTGGAACATCAAGAACATGCTGCAGTCGGGCGAGCCGCCCACCGAGCACTTCGCGTACTTCACGGTGCAGTCGAACATCTTCGTCGTCGCGCTCATGGCGTGGATGCTGCTCGTGCCGAGCGAGCGGAGGCCGCGGTGGTTCGACCACGTGCGCGGCGCGATCACGGCGTACATCGTGCTCACGGGGCTCGTCTACGCGGTGCTGCTCGCGGAGCCCGATGAGGTGTGGGCGTGGTCGATCGAGTTCACCAACGCCGCGCAGCACCGCTTCCTCCCGTGGATGGTCGGGCTCGACTGGCTGCTCGTGCCGACCGCGCGGCGCATCTCGCTCGGCGCGGCGGCGTGGTGGATGGCGTACCCGGTCGGATACCTCGTCGCGGCGTGGCTGCGCGGCGGGCTCGTCGACGGCTGGTTCCCGTACCCCTTCCTCGACCCCTCGGAGCACGGCGGCTGGGCCGGCCTCGTCTGGCCGACCGGGCAGGTGCTGCTCGCCTTCATCGTCGGGATCTTCGCCGTCGCGGCGATCGGGCGGGTGCGCTACCGCGAGTCGGGCAGCCCCGCGCCGCCGGCTGCCGGGCCCGCCTCCGCGAGCCTCGCCTCGAGCCCGTCGAGCACGAGCTCGAGCCCGTAG
- a CDS encoding ATP phosphoribosyltransferase regulatory subunit encodes MATQVHPPRGMRDFLPVEKRRRERVLRVIRDAYEDHGFEEIETPVVEDAERLHAGLGGDNEKLAFAIMRRGLGVDDLRGASAPLELADLGLRFDLTVPLARFIATNRAALPPVFRAIQIAPVWRAERPQRGRYRQFMQCDIDIAGEPGVTAELELLSATADALTRLGIPDAFVRINDRRILSAALEHAGVAESLREGALITVDKLDKIGTDGVTAELAERGIDGERLMATLGAIRAGELPAGFDGAVLDDVRSLLKASVGIRLEFDPTLVRGMGYYTGPIFEVAHPELPFSIGGGGRYDGMIGRFLGQSMPAVGISLGFERLVDLVELPGGAGRDALALLVDKQVEPAAAIAIKRDLVAAGETVRMQRRPKNVTGLLAQLAASGADRFAFVRSGDSAATLEIKPIGPASPSAE; translated from the coding sequence ATGGCAACCCAGGTGCACCCGCCGCGCGGCATGCGCGACTTCCTGCCCGTCGAGAAGCGCCGCCGCGAGCGCGTGCTGCGCGTCATCCGGGACGCCTACGAGGATCACGGCTTCGAGGAGATCGAGACGCCCGTCGTGGAGGACGCCGAGCGGCTCCACGCGGGCCTCGGCGGCGACAACGAGAAGCTCGCGTTCGCGATCATGCGCCGCGGCCTCGGCGTCGACGACCTGCGCGGCGCGAGCGCGCCGCTCGAGCTCGCCGACCTCGGCCTGCGCTTCGACCTCACGGTGCCGCTCGCGCGCTTCATCGCGACGAACCGCGCGGCGCTCCCGCCCGTCTTCCGCGCGATCCAGATCGCGCCCGTCTGGCGCGCCGAGCGGCCCCAGCGCGGCCGGTACCGCCAGTTCATGCAGTGCGACATTGACATCGCCGGTGAGCCGGGCGTCACGGCCGAGCTCGAGCTGCTGTCGGCGACGGCGGATGCGCTCACCCGCCTCGGCATCCCCGACGCGTTCGTGCGCATCAACGACCGGCGCATCCTCTCGGCCGCGCTCGAGCACGCGGGCGTCGCCGAGTCGCTCCGCGAGGGCGCGCTCATCACGGTCGACAAGCTCGACAAGATCGGCACCGACGGCGTGACCGCCGAGCTCGCGGAGCGCGGCATCGACGGCGAGCGGCTCATGGCGACGCTCGGGGCGATCCGCGCCGGCGAGCTGCCCGCCGGCTTCGACGGCGCCGTGCTCGACGACGTGCGCTCCCTGCTCAAGGCGAGCGTCGGCATCCGGCTCGAGTTCGACCCGACGCTCGTGCGCGGCATGGGCTACTACACGGGACCGATCTTCGAGGTCGCGCACCCCGAGCTGCCGTTCTCGATCGGCGGCGGCGGCCGGTACGACGGCATGATCGGCCGCTTCCTCGGCCAGTCGATGCCGGCCGTCGGCATCTCGCTCGGCTTCGAGCGGCTCGTCGACCTCGTCGAGCTGCCCGGCGGCGCCGGCCGCGACGCCCTCGCGCTGCTCGTCGACAAGCAGGTCGAGCCCGCGGCCGCGATCGCGATCAAGCGCGACCTCGTCGCGGCGGGGGAGACGGTGCGCATGCAGCGGCGCCCCAAGAACGTGACGGGCCTGCTCGCCCAGCTCGCCGCATCCGGTGCCGACCGCTTCGCCTTCGTGCGGTCGGGCGACTCGGCGGCGACCCTCGAGATCAAGCCCATCGGCCCCGCATCACCTTCGGCTGAGTAG
- the eno gene encoding phosphopyruvate hydratase, whose protein sequence is MALIDTLQAREILDSRGNPTVEVEVLLSDGTVGRAAVPSGASTGAFEAYELRDGDAGRYAGKGVEQAVDAVNEEIADAIEGLSADDQRIIDTTLIELDGSGNKKNLGANAILGVSLAVAKAAADSAGLPLFRYLGGPNAFLLPVPMMNVINGGAHADTGVDIQEFMILPIGAETFREGLRWGTETYHVLKSILKEQGLSTGLGDEGGFAPDLPSNRTALDLLVQAIEKAGFTPGTDIALGLDVAASEFFDNGVYRFEGQDRSSADMADYFAELVDAYPLVTIEDPMNEEDWEGWTAITERLDDRVQLVGDDLFVTNPERLIDGIERGAANALLVKVNQIGTLSETLDAIRIATQAGYGSVLSHRSGETEDTTIADIAVAVNAGQIKTGAPARSERVAKYNQLLRIEEELGEAAEYAGAGAYPRFEG, encoded by the coding sequence GTGGCACTCATCGACACCCTGCAGGCCCGCGAGATCCTCGATTCGCGCGGCAACCCGACCGTCGAGGTCGAGGTGCTGCTCTCGGACGGCACCGTCGGCCGCGCCGCCGTGCCGAGCGGCGCCTCCACCGGCGCGTTCGAGGCCTACGAGCTGCGCGACGGCGACGCGGGCCGCTACGCGGGCAAGGGCGTCGAGCAGGCGGTCGACGCCGTGAACGAGGAGATCGCCGACGCGATCGAGGGCCTCTCGGCCGACGACCAGCGCATCATCGACACGACGCTCATCGAGCTCGACGGCTCGGGCAACAAGAAGAACCTCGGCGCCAACGCGATCCTCGGCGTCTCGCTCGCGGTCGCGAAGGCCGCCGCCGACTCCGCCGGCCTGCCGCTGTTCCGCTACCTCGGCGGCCCGAACGCGTTCCTGCTGCCCGTGCCGATGATGAACGTCATCAACGGCGGCGCCCACGCCGACACGGGCGTCGACATCCAGGAGTTCATGATCCTGCCGATCGGCGCCGAGACGTTCCGCGAGGGGCTCCGCTGGGGCACCGAGACGTACCACGTGCTAAAGAGCATCCTCAAGGAGCAGGGCCTCTCGACGGGCCTCGGCGACGAGGGCGGCTTCGCGCCCGACCTGCCGAGCAACCGCACGGCGCTCGACCTGCTCGTGCAGGCGATCGAGAAGGCCGGCTTCACGCCCGGCACCGACATCGCGCTCGGCCTCGACGTCGCCGCCTCGGAGTTCTTCGACAACGGCGTCTACCGCTTCGAGGGCCAGGACCGCTCGTCGGCCGACATGGCCGACTACTTCGCCGAGCTCGTCGACGCCTACCCGCTCGTCACGATCGAGGACCCGATGAACGAGGAGGACTGGGAGGGCTGGACTGCCATCACCGAGCGCCTCGACGACCGCGTGCAGCTCGTCGGCGACGACCTCTTCGTCACGAACCCCGAGCGCCTCATCGACGGCATCGAGCGCGGGGCCGCGAACGCGCTGCTCGTGAAGGTCAACCAGATCGGCACGCTCTCCGAGACGCTCGACGCGATCCGCATCGCGACGCAGGCGGGCTACGGCTCGGTGCTCTCGCACCGCTCGGGCGAAACGGAGGACACGACGATCGCCGACATCGCGGTCGCCGTCAACGCCGGCCAGATCAAGACCGGCGCGCCCGCTCGCAGCGAGCGCGTCGCGAAGTACAACCAGCTGCTGCGCATCGAGGAGGAGCTCGGCGAGGCGGCGGAGTACGCCGGCGCCGGCGCCTACCCGCGCTTCGAGGGCTGA
- a CDS encoding septum formation initiator family protein, with protein sequence MPSARPAPQLRVSWLLLVVVGLVVAGFVVLAPSVGLLIEQRRDIAALEEQVAAQQANVESLQEQQARWDDPAYIEAQARDRLFFVYPGETSFVVLDDRTTLETASADVPSATLEEPEDDWAAAAASSFLIAGLTTAGPSSFGEPTEIGEPQ encoded by the coding sequence GTGCCCTCCGCCCGTCCCGCCCCGCAGCTGCGCGTCTCGTGGCTGCTGCTCGTGGTCGTCGGGCTCGTGGTCGCGGGCTTCGTCGTGCTCGCGCCCTCCGTCGGCCTGCTGATCGAGCAGCGCCGCGACATCGCCGCGCTCGAGGAGCAGGTCGCCGCGCAGCAGGCGAACGTCGAGTCGCTGCAGGAGCAGCAGGCGCGCTGGGACGACCCCGCCTACATCGAGGCGCAAGCGCGCGACCGGCTCTTCTTCGTCTACCCGGGGGAGACGAGCTTCGTCGTGCTCGACGACCGCACGACCCTCGAGACGGCATCCGCCGACGTCCCCTCGGCGACGCTCGAGGAGCCCGAGGACGACTGGGCGGCCGCGGCGGCGTCGTCGTTCCTCATCGCGGGGCTCACGACGGCCGGGCCGTCGAGCTTCGGCGAGCCCACCGAGATCGGCGAGCCCCAGTGA
- a CDS encoding DUF501 domain-containing protein → MAAQLGRTMRGVLGIGARCACGAPTVVVTSPRLPDGSPFPTFYYLTHPAATAAASRLEADGTMAQLQERLAEPAIAEGYAAAHRAYLADREAHGVVDEIAGVSAGGMPSRVKCLHAVLAHSLAAGPGVNPIGDLVLELADWSPRVCACAPDARGRDEG, encoded by the coding sequence ATGGCCGCGCAGCTCGGCCGCACGATGCGCGGCGTGCTCGGCATCGGCGCGCGCTGCGCGTGCGGGGCGCCGACGGTCGTCGTCACGAGCCCCCGCTTGCCCGACGGCTCGCCCTTCCCGACGTTCTACTACTTGACGCACCCCGCCGCGACGGCCGCCGCGTCGCGGCTCGAGGCCGACGGCACGATGGCGCAGCTGCAGGAGCGGCTCGCCGAGCCGGCGATCGCCGAGGGCTACGCCGCCGCGCACCGCGCCTACCTCGCCGACCGCGAGGCGCACGGCGTCGTCGACGAGATCGCGGGCGTCAGCGCCGGCGGCATGCCGTCGCGCGTCAAGTGCCTCCACGCCGTGCTCGCGCACTCGCTCGCAGCCGGCCCCGGCGTCAACCCCATCGGCGACCTCGTGCTCGAGCTCGCCGACTGGTCGCCGCGAGTGTGCGCGTGCGCGCCCGACGCTCGCGGGCGCGACGAGGGATAG
- a CDS encoding NAD(P)/FAD-dependent oxidoreductase produces MNKILIVGGGYAGLYTARGLERLLGESEAEITIVDPLSYMQYLPFLPEVAAGSIEPRHAVVPLRRHLSRTRVVQAKVTGVDHANKVATIQPEVGEASTIQYDVLVMTAGSVSRTFPIPGVADEAIGMKTIEEAVAVRDRLISNFAKAAQLPAGPERDRLLTTVVVGGGFAGIETIAELRDLATHLLSRFREIAFEDVKFHLVEAMGRIMPEVSEKTALWVVDDLRKRGVDVHLDTQLQSALEGVVELSTGERFGSDLIIWTAGVMANPVVRTTDLPLDDRGRITALPTLQVARDGVVVPDAWTAGDVSAVPDISKTPGPGGFCVPNAQHAVRQAKLLAKNIAAVLRGDAPREYIHDNEGAVAGLGLWNGVFQKGKIAIKGPLAWLAHRGYHGLAMPMWERKLRVFGDWIGGFLLGRDIAEISQRERPREAFETFASRPKPKVDA; encoded by the coding sequence GTGAACAAGATCCTGATCGTCGGAGGCGGCTACGCCGGCCTGTACACCGCTCGGGGGCTCGAGCGACTGCTGGGCGAGTCCGAGGCTGAGATCACGATCGTCGACCCGCTGTCCTACATGCAGTACCTGCCGTTCCTGCCGGAGGTCGCCGCGGGCTCGATCGAGCCGCGCCACGCGGTCGTGCCGCTGCGCCGCCACCTCAGCCGCACGCGCGTCGTGCAGGCGAAGGTCACGGGCGTCGACCACGCGAACAAGGTCGCCACGATCCAGCCCGAGGTCGGGGAGGCGTCGACGATCCAGTACGACGTGCTCGTCATGACCGCCGGCTCCGTCTCGCGCACGTTCCCCATCCCTGGAGTCGCCGACGAGGCGATCGGCATGAAGACGATCGAGGAGGCCGTCGCGGTGCGCGACCGCCTGATCTCGAACTTCGCCAAGGCTGCGCAGCTGCCCGCGGGCCCCGAGCGCGACCGCCTGCTCACGACCGTCGTGGTCGGCGGCGGGTTCGCCGGCATCGAGACGATCGCCGAGCTCCGAGACCTCGCCACCCACCTGCTCTCGCGCTTCCGCGAGATCGCGTTCGAGGACGTCAAGTTCCACCTCGTCGAGGCGATGGGCCGCATCATGCCCGAGGTCTCCGAGAAGACCGCGCTCTGGGTCGTCGACGACCTCCGCAAGCGCGGCGTCGACGTGCACCTGGACACGCAGCTGCAGAGCGCGCTCGAGGGCGTCGTCGAGCTCTCGACCGGCGAGCGCTTCGGCTCCGACCTCATCATCTGGACCGCGGGCGTCATGGCGAACCCCGTCGTGCGCACGACCGACCTGCCGCTCGACGACCGCGGCCGCATCACCGCGCTCCCGACCCTGCAGGTCGCGCGCGACGGCGTGGTCGTCCCGGATGCGTGGACGGCCGGCGACGTCTCTGCCGTGCCCGACATCTCCAAGACCCCCGGCCCCGGCGGCTTCTGCGTGCCCAACGCGCAGCACGCCGTGCGCCAGGCGAAGCTCCTCGCGAAGAACATCGCCGCGGTGCTCCGCGGCGACGCCCCGCGCGAGTACATCCACGACAACGAGGGCGCCGTCGCGGGCCTCGGCCTCTGGAACGGCGTCTTCCAGAAGGGCAAGATCGCCATCAAGGGACCGCTCGCGTGGCTCGCGCACCGCGGCTACCACGGCCTCGCGATGCCGATGTGGGAGCGCAAGCTGCGCGTCTTCGGCGACTGGATCGGCGGCTTCCTGCTCGGCCGCGACATCGCCGAGATCTCGCAGCGCGAGCGGCCGCGCGAGGCCTTCGAGACCTTCGCCTCCCGGCCGAAGCCCAAGGTCGACGCCTGA
- a CDS encoding TetR family transcriptional regulator, whose amino-acid sequence MTRKPASVRRQDLVEAGLRVIAREGMHGATVRAIVAEAGVPLATFHYVFASRDEMIGEAYAYLAEVPGTGAALPEDSTVEDVVRASFQRWFERFLEHPEYELAIMEIMAYCSRTPSLAHLPGKVQEHYLAAVSELLEHVRGQLGVTAPAMPTRDAASLVLHATDGLTYAWLRTRDSAAALRWIDGVVPMLAAAVGDER is encoded by the coding sequence GTGACTCGCAAGCCGGCCAGCGTCCGCCGCCAGGACCTCGTCGAGGCGGGGCTGCGCGTCATCGCCCGTGAGGGGATGCACGGGGCGACCGTGCGCGCGATCGTCGCCGAGGCGGGCGTGCCGCTCGCGACCTTCCACTACGTCTTCGCCTCGCGCGACGAGATGATCGGCGAGGCCTACGCCTACCTCGCGGAGGTGCCCGGCACGGGCGCCGCGCTCCCGGAGGACTCGACCGTCGAGGACGTCGTGCGCGCCTCGTTCCAGCGATGGTTCGAGCGGTTCCTCGAGCACCCCGAGTACGAGCTCGCGATCATGGAGATCATGGCGTACTGCAGCCGGACGCCCTCGCTCGCGCACCTGCCCGGCAAGGTGCAGGAGCACTACCTCGCGGCAGTCAGCGAGCTCCTCGAGCACGTGCGCGGCCAGCTGGGCGTCACGGCGCCAGCGATGCCGACGAGGGATGCGGCGAGCCTCGTCCTGCATGCCACGGACGGCCTCACGTACGCGTGGCTCCGCACTCGCGACTCGGCGGCGGCGCTGCGCTGGATCGACGGCGTCGTGCCGATGCTCGCCGCGGCCGTCGGGGACGAGCGATGA
- a CDS encoding amino acid deaminase/aldolase, whose protein sequence is MSTLRLSDARPWGSEGHWQRMDAATEHLDGPFAAVSLDALARNASDMVRRAGGTPLRVATKSVRSRPVIEAVLATPGWRGVLSGTLPEALWLAETVDDVVVGYPTTDRDGLRAFVRDERALERVTLMVDSVDHLDLIDRVVPGHSAVRVSIELDASLHLGPIYAGVRRSPQRTPAQLLALAREVVDRPGFRLVGIMAYEAQISGVQNTVPRGLVPPAALRLMQRLSARELIERRGAAVAAVREIAELEFVNGGGTGSIDTTAREEAVTEIAAGSGLFGAHLFGGYRAFSVAPALAFALPVVRRPGPGWVTLLGGGWVASGPAGHDKQPVATWPEGLRLDREEGVGEIHTPVHGRAADRLAIGDRVWMRHAKAGELCERTDELHVVSGAEVIASVPTYRGEGRKLL, encoded by the coding sequence ATGAGCACCCTCCGGCTCTCGGACGCCCGCCCCTGGGGCTCCGAGGGCCACTGGCAGCGCATGGACGCGGCCACCGAGCACCTCGACGGCCCGTTCGCGGCCGTCTCCCTCGACGCCCTAGCGCGGAACGCGAGCGACATGGTCCGGCGCGCCGGCGGCACGCCCTTGCGCGTCGCCACGAAGTCGGTGCGGAGCCGGCCGGTGATCGAGGCGGTGCTCGCGACGCCGGGCTGGCGCGGCGTGCTCTCGGGGACGCTGCCGGAGGCGCTCTGGCTCGCGGAGACGGTCGACGACGTGGTCGTCGGCTACCCGACGACCGATCGCGACGGACTCCGCGCGTTCGTCCGCGACGAGCGAGCGCTCGAGCGCGTCACGCTCATGGTCGACAGCGTCGACCACCTCGACCTCATCGACCGCGTCGTCCCGGGCCATTCGGCGGTGCGCGTCTCGATCGAGCTCGATGCGTCGCTGCACCTCGGGCCGATCTACGCCGGTGTGCGCCGGTCACCGCAGCGCACGCCCGCCCAGCTGCTCGCCCTCGCTCGCGAGGTCGTCGATCGGCCGGGCTTCCGGCTCGTCGGGATCATGGCGTACGAGGCGCAGATCTCGGGCGTGCAGAACACCGTGCCGCGGGGGCTCGTGCCGCCCGCCGCGCTCCGCCTCATGCAGCGGCTCTCGGCGCGCGAGCTGATCGAGCGCCGCGGCGCGGCGGTCGCCGCCGTGCGCGAGATCGCCGAGCTCGAGTTCGTCAACGGCGGCGGCACGGGATCGATCGACACGACCGCTCGAGAGGAGGCGGTGACCGAGATCGCCGCCGGCAGCGGGCTCTTCGGGGCTCACCTCTTCGGCGGCTATCGCGCCTTCTCCGTCGCCCCGGCGCTCGCCTTCGCGCTCCCGGTCGTGCGGCGGCCTGGGCCGGGGTGGGTGACGCTCCTCGGCGGCGGCTGGGTCGCCTCGGGCCCGGCGGGGCACGACAAGCAGCCCGTCGCGACGTGGCCGGAGGGGCTGCGCCTCGACCGCGAGGAGGGCGTGGGGGAGATCCACACGCCGGTGCACGGCCGCGCTGCCGACCGGCTCGCGATCGGCGACCGGGTCTGGATGCGGCACGCGAAGGCGGGCGAGCTGTGCGAGCGCACCGACGAGCTGCACGTCGTCTCGGGCGCGGAGGTCATCGCCAGCGTCCCCACCTATCGTGGCGAGGGCAGGAAGCTGCTCTGA